One genomic region from Cucumis melo cultivar AY chromosome 9, USDA_Cmelo_AY_1.0, whole genome shotgun sequence encodes:
- the LOC103498116 gene encoding golgin candidate 6 isoform X1, whose translation MDLVSGYKGVVGLVFGNENSAANEDSYVERVLDRISNGQLAEDRRTAMVELQSVVAESRAAQLAFGAMGFPVLMSVLKEERDDVEMVRGALETLVSALTPLDHAKGSRDEVQPALMNSDLLSRESDSISLLLSLLSEEDFYVRYYTLQLLTALLTSSPTRLQEAILSIPRGITRLMDMLMDREVIRNEALLLLTYLTREAEEIQKIVVFEGAFEKVFSIIKEEGGSDGGVVVQDCLELLNNLLRKNASNQVLLRETMGFDPLISILRSRGGTYSFTQQKTVNLLGALETINLLIMGDPKVDPGKDGNKLTNKTTLVQKKVLDHLLLLGVESQWAPVPVRCAALQCIGNLISEHPKNLDAIATKLLGDNVQEPALNSILRIILRTSSTQEFFAADYVFKCFCEKNSDGQTMLASTLIPQPQSMIYAPLEEDVNMSFGSMLLRSLTLSENDGDLETCCRAASVLSHVIKNNNQCKERVLKIKLEAPMPSLGDPEPLMHRMVKYLAVASSMKNRNGKSALNSNSYVQLIILKLLIIWLADCPSAVQCFLDSRPHLTYLLELVADSSVTVSMRGLAAVILGECVIYNKSSDHEKDAFSIVDTISQKVGLTSYFLKFDELQKSFLFASKSSEPRKVLTRSTAASMAEIEDVDEDDPSSQKDEELPILSSVFDSHFINTVKKLEADVRESIVVIYSQPKSKVAVVPAELEQRKGETDGEYIKRLKVFVEKQCTEIQDLLSRNATLAEDLSRCGGNDSSSEQRASGSSNRVQLETLQRDLQETSKRLELLKEEKVKIESDASYYKNLASKMESDLKSLSDAYNSLEQANFHLEKEAKAMKSGEHSISPDIEAIKAEAREEAQKESETELNDLLVCLGQEQSRVERLSARLIELGEDVDKLLEGIGDDLGMPEDDEDED comes from the exons ATGGATTTGGTCTCTGGTTATAAG GGTGTGGTTGGGCTTGTTTTTGGCAATGAGAATTCTGCAGCCAATGAAGATAG CTATGTTGAACGTGTATTGGATCGCATTAGCAATGGTCAGCTTGCGGAGGACAGGAGAACTGCTATGGTGGAACTTCAGTCTGTTGTAGCAGAAAGTCGTGCTGCCCAGCTTGCTTTTGGTGCTATGG GATTTCCTGTGCTCATGAGTGTTTTGAAGGAGGAACGAGATGATGTTGAAATG GTTCGAGGGGCCCTTGAAACTCTTGTAAGTGCATTAACTCCTCTGGATCATGCAAAAGGGTCTAGGGATGAAGTCCAACCAGCTCTGATGAACTCTGATCTTCTTTCGAGGGAATCAGACAGCATCTCTCTTCTTTTGAGTCTTTTG TCAGAAGAGGATTTTTATGTTCGATATTATACTCTTCAACTGTTGACAGCTCTTCTTACAAGTTCTCCCACGAG GTTGCAGGAAGCAATTCTCAGCATTCCTCGTGGTATAACTAGACTTATGGACATGCTTATGGATCGTGAG GTTATACGGAATGAGGCTCTACTGTTGCTTACTTACTTGACCCGTGAAGCTGAG GAAATTCAAAAAATTGTGGTATTTGAAGGAGCATTTGAGAAGGTTTTTAGCATCATCAAAGAGGAAGGAGGTTCTGATGGTGGTGTTGTTGTGCAG GATTGCCTAGAATTGTTGAACAACCTTCTTAGAAAAAATGCATCAAATCAG GTATTGCTGAGGGAGACTATGGGATTTGATCCATTGATATCAATTCTGAGGTCAAGAGGAGGTACCTACAGTTTCACACAACAAAAG ACAGTAAATCTACTCGGGGCATTAGAAACTATAAATTTACTGATAATGGGAGACCCCAAAGTTGATCCAGGAAAAGATGGAAATAAGCTGACTAATAAAACGACTTTGGTTCAG AAAAAGGTTTTGGATCATCTTCTATTGTTAGGTGTTGAAAGCCAGTGGGCCCCTGTTCCAGTGCGTTGTGCG GCGCTACAATGCATTGGCAATCTGATCTCTGAGCATCCCAAAAATCTTGATGCTATTGCAACCAAACTCCTTGGAGACAATGTGCAAGAACCTGCCCTGAATTCAATTCTTAGGATCATTTTGCGGACATCAAGTACCCAAGAATTCTTTGCTGCTGATTATGTTTTTAAGTGCTTTTGTGAG AAAAATTCTGACGGACAAACAATGTTGGCATCCACTTTAATTCCTCAACCACAGTCCATGATCTATGCACCACTTGAGGAGGATGTGAACATGTCATTTGGAAG CATGCTATTGCGTAGTCTTACTTTGAGTGAAAACGATGGTGATCTTGAG ACATGTTGCAGAGCTGCCAGTGTTCTTTCTCATGTGATTAAGAACAACAATCAGTGCAAGGAAAGG GTATTGAAAATAAAACTTGAAGCTCCCATGCCTTCCTTGGGGGATCCTGAACCTCTGATGCATCGAATGGTGAAGTACTTGGCTGTTGCCTCTTCtatgaaaaatagaaatgggaAGTCGGCCTTGAACAGCAACTCATATGTTCAACTAATCATATTGAAGTTGCTAATCATTTGGTTGGCTGATTGCCCTAGTGCAGTGCAGTGCTTCTTAGATTCACGTCCCCACCTCACATATCTGCTTGAGTTGGTCGCAGATTCATCTGTAACTGTTTCCATGAGGGGTTTAGCAGCAGTTATCTTGGGAGAGTGTGTAATCTATAATAAATCAAGTGATCATGAGAAGGATGCTTTTAGCATTGTTGATACCATCAGTCAGAAGGTTGGGCTTACATCATACTTTCTGAAGTTTGATGAGCTGCAGAAGAGCTTTCTTTTTGCCTCCAAGTCATCAGAACCGCGGAAAGTTCTGACAAGGTCTACAGCTGCTAGTATGGCTGAAATTGAAGATGTTGATGAGGACGATCCTTCTAGTCAGAAGGATGAGGAGCTTCCCATTCTCTCATCTGTTTTTGATTCTCATTTTATCAATACTGTTAAGAAATTGGAAGCAGATGTTAGAGAGAGTATTGTTGTGATATATAGTCAACCAAAGAGCAAGGTGGCTGTGGTGCCAGCTGAACTAGAGCAGAGGAAAGGGGAAACTGATGGTGAGTACATCAAGCGGCTTAAAGTATTTGTAGAGAAGCAATGCACCGAGATACAG GACCTTCTTAGTAGAAATGCAACTTTAGCTGAGGACCTCTCTAGATGTGGAGGGAACGACTCTTCGAGTGAGCAGAGAGCAAGTGGGTCATCAAACCGAGTCCAATTAGAGACGCTTCAAAGAGATCTTCAAGAAACATCTAAACGGCTGGAACTGCTCAAGGAAGAGAAAGTGAAAATTGAATCTGATGCATCTTACTACAAAAACTTAGCTAGTAAGATGGAATCCGATCTTAAGAGCCTCTCTGATGCGTACAACAGTCTCGAACAGGCAAATTTCCATTTAGAAAAAGAGGCAAAAGCTATGAAGAGTGGAGAACATTCCATTAGCCCTGATATTGAGGCGATTAAGGCAGAAGCAAGGGAAGAAGCTCAGAAGGAGAGTGAGACTGAACTGAATGACTTGCTTGTGTGTCTTGGGCAAGAACAAAGTAGAGTGGAAAGATTAAGCGCGAGGTTAATCGAGTTAGGAGAGGATGTGGATAAACTTCTCGAAGGAATAGGCGACGATCTGGGGATGCCTGAAGACGATGAAGATGAAGACTGA
- the LOC103498116 gene encoding golgin candidate 6 isoform X2, which yields MDMLMDREVIRNEALLLLTYLTREAEEIQKIVVFEGAFEKVFSIIKEEGGSDGGVVVQDCLELLNNLLRKNASNQVLLRETMGFDPLISILRSRGGTYSFTQQKTVNLLGALETINLLIMGDPKVDPGKDGNKLTNKTTLVQKKVLDHLLLLGVESQWAPVPVRCAALQCIGNLISEHPKNLDAIATKLLGDNVQEPALNSILRIILRTSSTQEFFAADYVFKCFCEKNSDGQTMLASTLIPQPQSMIYAPLEEDVNMSFGSMLLRSLTLSENDGDLETCCRAASVLSHVIKNNNQCKERVLKIKLEAPMPSLGDPEPLMHRMVKYLAVASSMKNRNGKSALNSNSYVQLIILKLLIIWLADCPSAVQCFLDSRPHLTYLLELVADSSVTVSMRGLAAVILGECVIYNKSSDHEKDAFSIVDTISQKVGLTSYFLKFDELQKSFLFASKSSEPRKVLTRSTAASMAEIEDVDEDDPSSQKDEELPILSSVFDSHFINTVKKLEADVRESIVVIYSQPKSKVAVVPAELEQRKGETDGEYIKRLKVFVEKQCTEIQDLLSRNATLAEDLSRCGGNDSSSEQRASGSSNRVQLETLQRDLQETSKRLELLKEEKVKIESDASYYKNLASKMESDLKSLSDAYNSLEQANFHLEKEAKAMKSGEHSISPDIEAIKAEAREEAQKESETELNDLLVCLGQEQSRVERLSARLIELGEDVDKLLEGIGDDLGMPEDDEDED from the exons ATGGACATGCTTATGGATCGTGAG GTTATACGGAATGAGGCTCTACTGTTGCTTACTTACTTGACCCGTGAAGCTGAG GAAATTCAAAAAATTGTGGTATTTGAAGGAGCATTTGAGAAGGTTTTTAGCATCATCAAAGAGGAAGGAGGTTCTGATGGTGGTGTTGTTGTGCAG GATTGCCTAGAATTGTTGAACAACCTTCTTAGAAAAAATGCATCAAATCAG GTATTGCTGAGGGAGACTATGGGATTTGATCCATTGATATCAATTCTGAGGTCAAGAGGAGGTACCTACAGTTTCACACAACAAAAG ACAGTAAATCTACTCGGGGCATTAGAAACTATAAATTTACTGATAATGGGAGACCCCAAAGTTGATCCAGGAAAAGATGGAAATAAGCTGACTAATAAAACGACTTTGGTTCAG AAAAAGGTTTTGGATCATCTTCTATTGTTAGGTGTTGAAAGCCAGTGGGCCCCTGTTCCAGTGCGTTGTGCG GCGCTACAATGCATTGGCAATCTGATCTCTGAGCATCCCAAAAATCTTGATGCTATTGCAACCAAACTCCTTGGAGACAATGTGCAAGAACCTGCCCTGAATTCAATTCTTAGGATCATTTTGCGGACATCAAGTACCCAAGAATTCTTTGCTGCTGATTATGTTTTTAAGTGCTTTTGTGAG AAAAATTCTGACGGACAAACAATGTTGGCATCCACTTTAATTCCTCAACCACAGTCCATGATCTATGCACCACTTGAGGAGGATGTGAACATGTCATTTGGAAG CATGCTATTGCGTAGTCTTACTTTGAGTGAAAACGATGGTGATCTTGAG ACATGTTGCAGAGCTGCCAGTGTTCTTTCTCATGTGATTAAGAACAACAATCAGTGCAAGGAAAGG GTATTGAAAATAAAACTTGAAGCTCCCATGCCTTCCTTGGGGGATCCTGAACCTCTGATGCATCGAATGGTGAAGTACTTGGCTGTTGCCTCTTCtatgaaaaatagaaatgggaAGTCGGCCTTGAACAGCAACTCATATGTTCAACTAATCATATTGAAGTTGCTAATCATTTGGTTGGCTGATTGCCCTAGTGCAGTGCAGTGCTTCTTAGATTCACGTCCCCACCTCACATATCTGCTTGAGTTGGTCGCAGATTCATCTGTAACTGTTTCCATGAGGGGTTTAGCAGCAGTTATCTTGGGAGAGTGTGTAATCTATAATAAATCAAGTGATCATGAGAAGGATGCTTTTAGCATTGTTGATACCATCAGTCAGAAGGTTGGGCTTACATCATACTTTCTGAAGTTTGATGAGCTGCAGAAGAGCTTTCTTTTTGCCTCCAAGTCATCAGAACCGCGGAAAGTTCTGACAAGGTCTACAGCTGCTAGTATGGCTGAAATTGAAGATGTTGATGAGGACGATCCTTCTAGTCAGAAGGATGAGGAGCTTCCCATTCTCTCATCTGTTTTTGATTCTCATTTTATCAATACTGTTAAGAAATTGGAAGCAGATGTTAGAGAGAGTATTGTTGTGATATATAGTCAACCAAAGAGCAAGGTGGCTGTGGTGCCAGCTGAACTAGAGCAGAGGAAAGGGGAAACTGATGGTGAGTACATCAAGCGGCTTAAAGTATTTGTAGAGAAGCAATGCACCGAGATACAG GACCTTCTTAGTAGAAATGCAACTTTAGCTGAGGACCTCTCTAGATGTGGAGGGAACGACTCTTCGAGTGAGCAGAGAGCAAGTGGGTCATCAAACCGAGTCCAATTAGAGACGCTTCAAAGAGATCTTCAAGAAACATCTAAACGGCTGGAACTGCTCAAGGAAGAGAAAGTGAAAATTGAATCTGATGCATCTTACTACAAAAACTTAGCTAGTAAGATGGAATCCGATCTTAAGAGCCTCTCTGATGCGTACAACAGTCTCGAACAGGCAAATTTCCATTTAGAAAAAGAGGCAAAAGCTATGAAGAGTGGAGAACATTCCATTAGCCCTGATATTGAGGCGATTAAGGCAGAAGCAAGGGAAGAAGCTCAGAAGGAGAGTGAGACTGAACTGAATGACTTGCTTGTGTGTCTTGGGCAAGAACAAAGTAGAGTGGAAAGATTAAGCGCGAGGTTAATCGAGTTAGGAGAGGATGTGGATAAACTTCTCGAAGGAATAGGCGACGATCTGGGGATGCCTGAAGACGATGAAGATGAAGACTGA
- the LOC103498117 gene encoding glucuronokinase 1 — MDSKTSSSSSSVIEHKAYARVGLLGNPSDVYHGRTISFTFSNFWASVQLRPSDELVITPHPTHDFVHFRSLDHLINRLSNEGYYGGVRLLMAICKVFYSYCREKEINLHTKNFTLSYDTNIPRQTGLSGSSAIVCAALSCLLDFFDVRHLIKVEVRPNLVLAAEKELGIVAGLQDRVAQVYGGLVHMDFSQEHMEKLGHGIYTPMDINLLPPLYLIYADNPSDSGKVHSTVRKRWLDGDKFIISSMQEVAKVAEEGRTALLEKDYSKLAMLMNRNFDLRRSMFGDDVLGALNIEMVEVARRVGAASKFTGSGGAIVVFCPDGPSQVKLLKENCQKAGFVLQPIQVVPSCLSEVDLKTLSS; from the exons ATGGATTCCAAAAcatcctcttcttcctcttctgtGATCGAGCACAAGGCTTATGCCAGAGTGGGACTACTGGGAAATCCGAGCGATGTTTACCATGGTCGCACCATATCTTTTACTTTTTCGAATTTCTGGGCCTCCGTACAACTCCGGCCTTCCGATGAGCTTGTCATCACACCCCATCCCACCCACGATTTCGTCCATTTCAGATCCCTCGATCATCTT ATAAATCGGTTGTCCAATGAAGGTTACTATGGAGGGGTGCGATTGCTTATGGCTATTTGTAAAGTCTTTTATAGTTACTGCAGAGAAAAAGAGATTAATCTTCATACAAAGAATTTTACTTTGTCTTACGATACTAATATTCCTCGACAG ACAGGACTTTCAGGTTCCAGTGCTATTGTATGTGCTGCCCTGAGTTGCTTGCTAGACTTCTTTGATGTCAGGCATTTGATTAAGGTGGAGGTCAGACCTAACCTTGTTCTTGCCGCAGAGAAAGAACTTGGCATTGTTGCTGGTCTTCAAGACCGTGTTGCACAGGTTTATGGTGGCCTTGTTCACATG GATTTTAGCCAAGAGCACATGGAGAAGCTTGGGCATGGTATATACACACCAATGGATATTAATCTTCTCCCTCCACTATATCTAATTTATGCTGATAATCCAAGTGATTCTGGAAAG GTCCACAGTACAGTACGGAAGAGGTGGCTTGATGGTGACAAATTCATTATATCATCAATGCAAGAAGTAGCTAAGGTTGCAGAAGAAGGGAGGACAGCTTTACTCGAGAAGGATTATTCAAAACTTGCCATGCTTATGAACCGCAATTTTGATCTTCGCAG GAGTATGTTTGGAGATGATGTTCTGGGTGCTTTAAACATAGAAATGGTGGAAGTAGCCAGAAGAGTGGGTGCTGCTTCAAAGTTCACAGGCAGTGGAGGAGCTATTGTGGTATTTTGCCCTGATGGGCCTTCACAAGTGAAGCTTCTGAAGGAAAATTGCCAGAAAGCTGGTTTTGTTCTTCAACCAATCCAGGTTGTTCCTTCATGCCTAAGTGAGGTTGATCTTAAAACTCTTTCTAGTTGA
- the LOC103498118 gene encoding uncharacterized protein LOC103498118, producing the protein MAKSPALFHASHFFIRSTLMPSSKSLYLFLPLSNLNHPHRFAFRNSLSPLSLRRFCTSTPFPLQYELIINRPSYPSPPHQNPRTPARISSDNPPELNSSEDPSSELGFDSWVDRKLISESGTVSGKEGVVMDKAMRKYYNKRRKRMYGSDSDEDNRTQDEGFVELKPEVVEFNTLHKREEELFFHDAFAYPWEKDKHYKMLYQLEKKYFPDDGLDKAFLGPGESNVEVNEQTKGRQGVKKAVRVKPETNVEVANGMDDKGMVFFDEGKPEKENKGSVTDVTEKKVEEFFKCLKKGPAKDSKIGQAEPYLLTRHMELPARWDSPCGTVVLLNKPKGWTSFTVCGKLRRLVKVQKVGHAGTLDPMATGLLIVCVGKATKLVDRYQGMIKGYSGVFRLGEATSTWDADSPVIQREPWEHIKDDDIKKAAASFCGEIWQVPPMFSAIKVGGEKMYEKARRGESIELSPRRISIFKFDIERSLDDRQNLIFRVTCSKGTYIRSLCADLGKALGSCAHLTALRRDSIGQHLADDAWEFKELEDAITKGYF; encoded by the exons ATGGCGAAATCACCTGCTCTGTTCCACGCTTCTCATTTCTTCATCCGCTCTACACTCATGCCTTCTTCCAAATCACTCTATCTCTTCCTTCCACTCTCAAATCTCAACCATCCTCACAGGTTTGCCTTTCGCAATTCACTCTCTCCCTTATCCCTCCGCAGATTCTGCACTTCCACTCCATTCCCTCTCCAATACGAATTGATTATCAACCGACCGTCTTATCCTTCTCCGCCCCATCAGAATCCACGAACACCCGCCAGAATCAGCTCCGACAACCCTCCCGAGCTCAACTCCTCCGAGGATCCCTCTTCCGAATTGGGGTTCGACAGCTGGGTCGATCGGAAGCTTATATCCGAGAGTGGGACTGTTTCTGGTAAGGAAGGTGTGGTCATGGATAAGGCTATGAGGAAATACTATAATAAAAGAAGGAAGAGGATGTATGGGTCGGATTCTGATGAAGATAATAGGACACAGGATGAGGGATTTGTGGAATTAAAGCCTGAGGTGGTTGAGTTTAACACATTGCATAAGAGAGAGGAGGAATTGTTCTTTCATGACGCTTTTGCCTATCCATGGGAGAAAGATAAGCATTACAAAATGTTGTATCAATTGGAGAAGAAATATTTTCCTGATGACGGTCTTGACAAAGCTTTTCTGGGACCTGGAGAGTCAAATGTGGAAGTGAATGAACAGACAAAGGGAAGACAGGGGGTGAAAAAGGCGGTGAGGGTAAAGCCTGAGACGAATGTGGAGGTCGCCAATGGCATGGATGACAAAGGGATGGTTTTCTTTGATGAAGGGAAACCAGAAAAGGAGAATAAAGGTTCTGTAACAGATGTGACAGAGAAGAAGGTGGAGGAGTTCTTCAAGTGTTTGAAGAAAGGTCCTGCTAAAGATTCTAAAATTGGTCAGGCGGAGCCATATCTTTTGACGAGGCATATGGAGCTCCCGGCTAGATGGGATAGTCCTTGTGGGACAGTGGTTTTGCTGAACAAACCTAAAG GGTGGACTTCATTTACGGTATGTGGAAAACTTCGGCGCCTAGTCAAAGTGCAAAAG GTAGGTCATGCAGGTACTCTTGATCCTATGGCTACTGGTTTGTTGATAGTGTGTGTTGGTAAAGCAACGAAGTTGGTTGACAG ATATCAAGGTATGATTAAGGGCTACAGTGGAGTTTTCCGGTTAGGAGAGGCTACGTCAACTTGGGATGCTGATTCACCG GTAATTCAGCGAGAGCCTTGGGAGCACATCAAAGATGATGACATCAAAAAAGCTGCTGCCTCTTTTTGTGGGGAAATTTGGCAAGTTCCTCCCATGTTTTCTGCCATTAAA GTTGGAGGTGAGAAGATGTATGAGAAAGCAAGAAGGGGTGAAAGTATTGAGCTTTCTCCTAGACGGAtatcaattttcaaatttgataTCGAACGTAGTTTAGATGACAG gcaaaatttgatttttcgaGTTACATGCTCTAAAGGAACATACATTCGGTCACTTTGTGCAGATCTTGGGAAGGCTCTTGGCAG TTGTGCCCATCTAACTGCTCTTCGAAGGGATTCAATAG GGCAACATCTAGCAGATGATGCCTGGGAATTCAAAGAGTTGGAAGATGCTATTACCAAAGGTTATTTTTAG
- the LOC103498119 gene encoding uncharacterized protein LOC103498119 encodes MVNPIRSGNMRKPNEIMRILVTTFVGGVFGFFLGVSFPTLSLSQLNFPSSLIPSIDLTYIEDKYSGLSTEAFLNAWSSLKGNRGSSLQFSLNETKIWVPTNPRGAERLPPGIVESESDFNLRRLWGMPSEDLAIKPKYLVTFTVGIDQKKNIDAAVKKFSENFTILLFHYDGRASEWEDLEWSKRAIHVSVYKQTKWWYAKRFLHPDIVASYDYIFVWDEDLGVEHFNAEEYIKLVRKHGLEISQPGLEPNQGLTWQMTKRRGNSEVHKETEEKPGWCTDPHLPPCAAFVEIMATVFSRDAWRCVWHLIQNDLVHGWGLDFALRKCVHPAHEKIGVVDAQWIVHQSVPSLGNQGKAENGRAPWEGVRERCRKEWEIFRSRLADAEKAYYKGVGIDPPNSTEV; translated from the exons ATGGTGAACCCAATACGCAG TGGAAACATGAGAAAACCTAATGAGATAATGAGGATTCTAGTTACAACATTTGTTGGAGGTgtttttggtttctttttaGGAGTATCCTTTCCCACGCTCTCATTATCCCAG cTAAATTTCCCATCCAGCCTGATTCCTTCTATTGATCTCACTTACATTGAGGACAAGTACTCAGGCCTCTCCACTGAAGCATTCTTGAATGCTTGGTCTTCTTTGAAGGGTAATAGAGGCAGCTCCTTACAATTTTCACTGAACGAGACAAAG ATATGGGTTCCTACAAATCCTCGAGGAGCTGAAAGATTACCACCTGGTATTGTCGAGTCTGAATCTGATTTTAACCTTCGGCGTCTGTGGGGTATGCCAAGCGAG GATTTGGCTATCAAACCAAAGTACCTGGTAACTTTTACAGTTGGTATTGATCAGAAAAAGAATATTGATGCAGCAGTTAAAAAG TTCTCAGAGAACTTCACAATCCTGTTGTTTCACTATGATGGACGAGCAAGTGAGTGGGAAGATCTTGAGTGGTCGAAGCGGGCTATCCACGTGAGTGTATACAAGCAAACTAAATG GTGGTATGCTAAACGTTTTCTACATCCTGATATTGTGGCATCATATGACTACATATTTGTTTGGGACGAAGATCTTGGAGTAGAACATTTTAACGCAGAAGA ATATATAAAACTTGTGAGAAAACATGGTTTGGAGATCTCGCAACCTGGGTTGGAACCAAATCAAGGGCTTACGTGGCAGATGACTAAAAGAAGAGGGAACAGTGAAGTTCACAA GGAGACAGAGGAGAAACCTGGTTGGTGCACTGATCCACATCTTCCACCTTGTGCAGC TTTTGTTGAAATCATGGCAACTGTATTTTCTCGGGATGCATGGCGCTGTGTTTGGCATTTGATTCAA AATGACTTGGTTCATGGTTGGGGTCTCGATTTTGCACTAAGAAAGTGTGTTCAT CCCGCTCATGAGAAAATAGGGGTCGTAGATGCTCAGTGGATTGTGCATCAAAGTGTTCCTTCTCTCGGGAACCAG GGAAAAGCAGAAAATGGGAGGGCACCCTGGGAAGGG GTGAGAGAGAGGTGTAGAAAAGAATGGGAAATTTTTCGGAGCCGGTTGGCTGATGCAGAGAAAGCTTACTACAAGGGTGTGGGGATTGATCCACCAAATTCAACTGAAGTTTAG